AATTACTGAACCGGTTTCCGTCTCTAATTAGAGCGGAGGAAAAAGAAGATGATGTTCGAGAAGTGTTTAGTCTCTCAAGCAAGAGCATCAGTAAGATACGGCTACCTGAAGCAAGTGGTAAGATATGTATGTCTTCCGGTGGGTGGATCTTAACTGTTGGAGACGATTTCGTTACAAAACTCATAAATCCATTCACCCGTCAAATCATCAATCTTCCAATCATCTACACCTTTCCAGAATTTGCAAGCACTTCAAAGTGGTATATAGGTTTCAGGAAGCTCGTCCTTGTCGATTCATTATCGTTGGTGGTGGTGTTGTGGGGATGTTCAGGAAAGCTAGGGTTTTGTCGGTACGAAGATGAAAAGTGGACAGCTATCGTTAATGGTTGGGATCAGATGTTTTTAGATATCGCGTATCACAAGGGTCGTATTTATAGTTTTGGTTGTAACCACCAGATCCAAGCTTGTGATGTTCTTGAAGAGAATCCAACAATCGTAACTGTTACAACGCTGCCCAAAGATCTTTATGGGGAATGGCGTAACGGATATTTTGTTCATAAATGGCTCGGGGGAGCGTATATTGTGGGTGGATGGGAAGAAAACGTGTTGTTGGTGGTTATCAGGG
The window above is part of the Rutidosis leptorrhynchoides isolate AG116_Rl617_1_P2 chromosome 1, CSIRO_AGI_Rlap_v1, whole genome shotgun sequence genome. Proteins encoded here:
- the LOC139854072 gene encoding putative F-box protein At5g55150 → MDSKRVPAAVRSPNHHDSYPNGVPSRFPCLLLADKKEEHVRKKYFPNKKYIRKLLNRFPSLIRAEEKEDDVREVFSLSSKSISKIRLPEASGKICMSSGGWILTVGDDFVTKLINPFTRQIINLPIIYTFPEFASTSKWYIGFRKLVLVDSLSLVVVLWGCSGKLGFCRYEDEKWTAIVNGWDQMFLDIAYHKGRIYSFGCNHQIQACDVLEENPTIVTVTTLPKDLYGEWRNGYFVHKWLGGAYIVGGWEENVLLVVIREGMYDNSEDELCDEIYKTTSFRIFKYDLDSEEWSEVKDLGTKALFVGYSQSFFMEEEESIIKGNCIYFTDDVFELYAVSFKGGGRDMGVYHMSSGTVEPHFEGESRSHLAPPIWLQPPV